One stretch of Deltaproteobacteria bacterium RBG_16_64_85 DNA includes these proteins:
- a CDS encoding dihydrolipoyl dehydrogenase, translating into MKPFDLVVIGAGPGGYVAAIRGAQLGMRVAVVERDRPGGVCVNWGCIPSKSILKCADLYEEMKNSAAYGIACQGLSVDYGEVIRRSRKVAERMSRGVGYLFKKNGIELIAGSATITSPRTVRAGDEELEADNILVATGTAVRGLPGIEPDGEAVITSDDALAQETLPRSVAVLGGGAVGVEFAYVYRIFGAEVTVIEMMDQLLPRVDREVAEELAKSFRKRGIRVLTSATAKALDKVQGTLTVSSGGKEETISAEKILVAVGRKPLTEGLGLEACGVQLERGFIRVDHRFRTACPTIHAIGDVIGGMLLAHEASAEGVAAVEMMSGIETHRPDPDKIPACIYCQPEVATIGLSEEEARKRGIPVKVSKFPFTALGRAVASGHTEGFVKMVADERYGEVIGCHIIGHGAPDLISELSLARTLEATFHEIGKTVHPHPTLPEAIREAALMLGGEAIDI; encoded by the coding sequence ATGAAACCTTTCGACCTGGTGGTGATCGGAGCGGGACCCGGCGGTTATGTCGCGGCGATCCGGGGGGCGCAACTCGGGATGCGGGTGGCCGTCGTGGAGCGGGACCGTCCCGGGGGGGTCTGCGTCAACTGGGGATGCATTCCTTCCAAGTCGATCCTCAAGTGCGCCGACCTCTACGAGGAGATGAAGAACTCGGCGGCGTACGGCATCGCTTGCCAGGGGTTGTCCGTCGACTACGGGGAGGTCATCCGCCGCAGCCGGAAGGTCGCCGAGCGGATGTCGCGCGGCGTCGGCTACCTGTTCAAGAAAAACGGCATCGAACTGATCGCGGGGAGCGCAACGATCACTTCTCCCCGGACGGTTCGAGCGGGCGATGAAGAGCTCGAGGCCGACAACATCCTGGTGGCCACGGGCACGGCGGTGCGGGGGCTGCCGGGGATCGAACCGGACGGCGAGGCCGTCATCACCAGCGACGACGCGTTGGCCCAGGAGACGCTCCCCCGCTCGGTCGCGGTGTTAGGCGGCGGTGCGGTGGGTGTGGAGTTTGCCTACGTCTACCGCATCTTCGGGGCCGAGGTGACCGTCATCGAAATGATGGACCAGCTCCTCCCCCGCGTCGACCGGGAAGTGGCCGAGGAACTTGCAAAGTCGTTCCGCAAACGGGGGATCCGCGTTCTCACCTCTGCCACCGCAAAAGCGCTCGACAAGGTCCAAGGGACGCTCACGGTGTCCTCGGGGGGGAAGGAAGAGACGATTTCCGCAGAGAAGATCCTGGTCGCGGTAGGTCGAAAGCCTCTTACGGAGGGGCTGGGCCTGGAGGCGTGCGGCGTGCAGCTCGAGCGGGGGTTCATCCGGGTGGACCATAGGTTCCGGACCGCCTGTCCGACGATCCATGCGATCGGCGACGTCATCGGAGGGATGCTCCTGGCCCACGAGGCGTCCGCGGAAGGGGTGGCGGCGGTGGAGATGATGTCCGGGATCGAGACCCATCGGCCGGACCCCGACAAGATCCCGGCGTGCATCTATTGCCAGCCCGAGGTCGCCACGATCGGGCTCTCCGAGGAGGAGGCGCGCAAGCGCGGGATTCCCGTGAAGGTATCGAAGTTCCCCTTCACGGCGCTCGGTCGCGCCGTGGCTTCGGGCCACACGGAGGGGTTCGTCAAGATGGTGGCGGACGAGCGGTACGGCGAGGTGATCGGCTGTCACATCATCGGGCACGGGGCGCCGGACCTGATCTCCGAGCTGTCGCTCGCGCGCACGCTCGAGGCGACGTTCCACGAAATCGGTAAAACCGTCCACCCCCACCCGACCCTGCCGGAGGCGATCCGGGAAGCGGCGCTGATGCTGGGCGGCGAGGCGATCGACATTTAA
- a CDS encoding pyruvate dehydrogenase yields MQVTYIQAINQAMHEEMARDGNVLLLGEDVGVLGGAFKATEGLLAKFGSERVVDTPIAESLIVGAGVGLAIHGMRPILEMQFIDFISCGFDQIVNMAATLRYRHGGQASCPIVIRGPCGAGVHGGIYHSQNPEAWFFHVPGLKVVAPATAYDAKGLLKSAIRDDDPVIYLEHKFLYRRIKEDIPDTEYLVPIGKAVLRKEGRDLSVITYGSPVHAVMKAAKDMAGEIDIEVIDLRTILPLDWKTIRASVAKTGKVLIVHEARRTGGIGGEVAARIAEELFESLDGPVVRVASKDTHNAFAATMEDYILPNQEKITEAIRNLAAY; encoded by the coding sequence ATGCAGGTCACCTACATCCAGGCGATCAACCAGGCGATGCACGAGGAGATGGCGCGCGACGGGAATGTGCTGCTCCTCGGGGAGGATGTCGGCGTCCTCGGAGGGGCCTTCAAGGCGACCGAGGGGCTGCTCGCGAAATTCGGCTCTGAGCGCGTTGTGGACACCCCGATCGCCGAGTCGCTCATCGTCGGCGCGGGGGTGGGCCTTGCCATCCATGGGATGCGCCCGATCCTGGAGATGCAGTTCATCGACTTCATCTCGTGCGGGTTCGACCAGATCGTCAACATGGCGGCGACGCTCCGGTACCGGCACGGGGGGCAGGCCTCCTGCCCGATCGTCATTCGGGGGCCGTGCGGGGCGGGCGTCCACGGGGGTATCTACCACTCCCAGAACCCGGAGGCGTGGTTCTTCCACGTCCCGGGCTTGAAGGTCGTGGCACCGGCGACGGCGTACGACGCCAAGGGACTTCTCAAAAGCGCCATCCGGGACGACGACCCCGTGATCTACCTGGAGCACAAGTTCCTCTACCGCCGGATCAAGGAGGACATTCCGGACACGGAATACCTCGTCCCCATCGGGAAGGCGGTGCTGCGCAAGGAGGGGAGGGACCTCTCCGTCATCACCTACGGATCCCCGGTGCACGCGGTGATGAAGGCCGCGAAGGACATGGCGGGGGAGATCGACATCGAGGTGATCGACCTGCGGACGATCCTGCCGCTGGACTGGAAGACGATCCGGGCGTCGGTGGCCAAGACGGGCAAGGTCCTGATCGTCCACGAGGCGAGGCGCACCGGCGGCATCGGGGGGGAGGTCGCCGCCCGCATCGCGGAGGAGCTGTTCGAGTCCCTGGACGGGCCGGTCGTGCGGGTGGCCTCGAAGGACACCCACAACGCCTTCGCCGCGACGATGGAGGATTACATCCTCCCGAACCAGGAGAAGATCACAGAAGCGATTCGAAATCTTGCGGCCTACTGA
- a CDS encoding lipoyl(octanoyl) transferase, with protein MEANWLGQVEYRQALELQMQCIGRRAAGEIPDILLLLTHPHVYTIGRIGDDANLLVPPDLLAREGIPLARISRGGDITYHGPGQLVGYPIVLLSRPDVHRFVRSIEAALIEALSQFGVSGARIEGLTGVWTMGKKIASIGIGVRRWVTYHGFALNVDTDLSYFRRIHLCGLKGREATSIAEATGRKVPMEAVCDAVTLACGNHLRGFS; from the coding sequence ATGGAGGCGAACTGGCTCGGGCAGGTGGAGTACCGGCAGGCGCTGGAGCTCCAGATGCAATGCATCGGGCGGCGAGCGGCCGGGGAGATTCCCGACATCCTTCTCCTGCTGACTCACCCGCACGTCTACACGATCGGCCGGATCGGCGACGACGCCAACCTGCTCGTCCCTCCCGATCTGCTGGCGCGGGAAGGGATCCCCTTGGCGAGGATTTCGCGAGGCGGCGACATCACCTACCACGGGCCCGGGCAGCTGGTCGGCTATCCCATCGTGCTGCTTTCCCGGCCCGACGTCCACCGGTTCGTCCGCAGCATCGAGGCCGCCCTCATCGAGGCGCTTTCGCAATTCGGCGTCTCCGGCGCGCGCATCGAGGGGCTTACCGGCGTGTGGACGATGGGGAAAAAGATCGCCTCGATCGGGATCGGCGTGCGGCGGTGGGTCACGTATCACGGCTTCGCCCTGAACGTGGACACCGATCTGTCGTATTTCCGGCGCATTCACCTGTGCGGACTGAAAGGCCGCGAGGCGACTTCCATCGCGGAAGCCACCGGCAGGAAGGTCCCGATGGAGGCGGTTTGCGACGCCGTTACGCTCGCCTGCGGGAACCATCTGCGGGGGTTTTCATGA
- a CDS encoding lipoyl synthase, whose amino-acid sequence MKPPTPLVRPPWLKVRPPSGEKVERVAEVLRRYGLRTVCRDARCPNMGECWGEGTATVLILGETCTRGCAFCSVATGTPLLPDPHEPARVAWAAAELGWKHIVVTSVTRDDLEDGGAFQFVAVVKEIRKRAPSATVELLVPDFKGDREALRRVVGAYPHVLAHNVETVPRLYPEVRPGAVYLRSLELLGHAHALAPRLELKSGLMVGFGESREEVVSVLEDLYAAGVRSVTLGQYLPPSRNHLPVREYLTVEAFSMLADDARRLGFQRVASGPLVRSSYKAGTGM is encoded by the coding sequence ATGAAGCCGCCGACGCCATTGGTCCGGCCGCCCTGGCTCAAGGTGCGCCCCCCCTCCGGGGAAAAGGTGGAGAGGGTTGCAGAGGTGCTGCGCCGGTACGGCCTGCGCACGGTATGCCGCGACGCGCGGTGCCCCAACATGGGCGAGTGCTGGGGGGAAGGGACCGCGACCGTTCTCATCCTCGGCGAAACGTGCACCCGCGGCTGTGCGTTCTGCAGCGTCGCAACGGGAACCCCTCTCCTCCCGGATCCGCACGAGCCGGCCCGTGTTGCCTGGGCGGCGGCCGAGCTGGGCTGGAAACACATCGTCGTCACATCGGTGACGCGCGATGACCTGGAAGATGGGGGCGCGTTCCAGTTCGTCGCCGTGGTAAAGGAGATCCGGAAGCGGGCTCCGTCGGCAACCGTCGAACTCCTCGTGCCCGACTTCAAGGGGGACCGGGAGGCTCTGCGGCGGGTGGTTGGCGCCTATCCGCACGTCCTTGCGCACAACGTGGAAACCGTCCCCCGGCTCTACCCCGAGGTGCGGCCGGGGGCGGTTTATCTCCGTTCCCTGGAACTCCTCGGGCACGCGCATGCCCTTGCGCCCCGGCTCGAGCTCAAATCGGGGCTCATGGTCGGCTTCGGGGAGAGCCGCGAGGAGGTGGTTTCCGTGCTGGAGGACCTCTACGCCGCCGGGGTCCGGTCCGTCACGCTGGGCCAGTACCTCCCCCCCTCCCGGAATCATCTTCCCGTCAGGGAATATCTGACCGTAGAGGCGTTTTCGATGCTTGCGGACGATGCCCGCAGACTGGGGTTTCAGCGGGTCGCGTCCGGGCCGCTGGTGAGAAGTTCCTACAA